The Embleya scabrispora genome contains the following window.
TGACCGCGTTCCTGTCCGTGGGCCGCGAGGGCCTGGAGACCGCGGTGATCGTGTGGGGCACGGCCCGCTCCACCGGCGAGAACACCGAGCCGATGATCGGCGTCGCCCTCGGCCTGGCCACCGCCGTCGTGCTCGGCTACCTCTTCTACGCCGGCGCCATCCGGATCAACCTCGCCAAGTTCTTCCTCTGGACCGGCGCCGGACTCGTGGTCGTCGCCGCCGGCGTACTGGCCTACGGCGTCCACGACCTCCAGGAGGCCGACCACCTCCCGGGCCTGTCCGACCGGGCGTTCGACATCAGCGACACCATCCCGCCCGACACCTGGTACGGCACCCTCCTCAAGGGCATCCTCAACTTCCAACCCGACCCCACGGTCCTCCAGGTCACCGTCTGGCTCCTGTA
Protein-coding sequences here:
- the efeU gene encoding iron uptake transporter permease EfeU → MFANYLIGLREGLEAALVVSILIAYLVKSDRRDALPAVWLGIGAAVALSVALEATLELTSAEMTFKQQELFGGSLSILAVLLVTWMIFWMRRTSHALKAELQGKLDHALAMGTGALVLTAFLSVGREGLETAVIVWGTARSTGENTEPMIGVALGLATAVVLGYLFYAGAIRINLAKFFLWTGAGLVVVAAGVLAYGVHDLQEADHLPGLSDRAFDISDTIPPDTWYGTLLKGILNFQPDPTVLQVTVWLL